In Deltaproteobacteria bacterium, the genomic stretch CGCGAATCAGACGTAGCATTTCTTTTTTACCTTCGTCAAATTCGTGGTTGCCCAAGGTGCCAATGACATTACATCGCGGGTAGAGGCGTCCGATATTGCAGTAGCGGTTCGCGAACAGGTTCAAGAAGGAAATAGACGGTTCGTCTTGCAACAACGCCGACGCCGCCGGGCTGGCACCGACATGGTCGCCGGCATGCACGATGAAGGTGTGGTCCTCTTGCCCGGCTTGCGCGGCGTCTATATACGCCTTCAGCACCCCGGCGCTGCCGACCGGACGCCCGGCAACCAAGCGGCCCGCCGATAATTGCCCGTGGAAATCGTTAATCGCCAATAGCTGCACGGAAACAGGGCCGTCCCCGGGGCGCACGGCGGTCACGGTCTGCGCGGCGGACCAGTGGACTGGCTGCGCGGCGAGTTCGCGTGTTTCGAGTCTTTCTTCGGCCTCTTCGTCATGTTCGTGGCCGATGGTGCAGACGTCTTGGGCCTGCGCTGTGGGGGTCGCCCAAAAGCCGGCGGCGAGCCACGCGAGCGCCGTGGCATAGATGATGAAGGAGAGATTTTTTCGCATAGGTGTCCTTTCTTCCAGCGCGTACGTCCACGCCACTATGCACGGGCTTTGTGAACGGAGAGTAAGGGAGAGATGAAATGTCTGTTACCGAAAAAAAGGCCGCACGACGCTGGAGGGTAAAAGCGGCGGCGGCCTTGTCTCACTGCCTTGCGGGGGAGAGGGGACGCAAGAACAGTGAACCGGACGAGCGATCATACGGACGAGGATCGCTCTATAAGTTCCCCAGCGCTTGATCGAGTTCGATCACGATGAACTCGTTATCGTCTGGAGCCTGGCTCCCAACATGACGCCCAATGCTGAAGGGGAAGTTGTTGTCGTTCAGCACGCCAATACGGGTCGGACTGAAGAACAACACATCCTCGATAGTGGTAAAGGGAAAGGCGAAGGTCGTACCCAGTCCCACATCGCCCGGCAAACCGGGAAGCGAGATTTGCTGGGGATCGCTGAGGTTCATCAGATCTACGGCTAAGCGCTTACTCACTGCCGTCCCCGCCGCATTGAGTTTGATCTCGAAGACGGCCTTGAAACCAGTGAGATCGCCTTGGCTGCCATCGCGTTCGATGACGAGGCCATGGGTGGCATCGAACATGACGAAGTCACCGATGTTGGTGCCCCGGGCATCGAGTGGATATTTGTAGCGCACGCCGTCAGTATAGGTTCTCGTGGCGATGTCGAATTCGTGGATCAGCAATGTGTTGGCTTCTCCAGCCGTGAGCGGACGTTCCAAGAGCGGAAGCAGTTTAGTCCCATCGTGACTGAGCGCCATGCCCTCGAACCCACCGCTCCGCTGAGCGCGGAAAGGCAAGGTCCGGCGCGTTGCCCGATACGGCCAATACAAACCGGCGAGCCAGGGCGTATTGGCACCGTTCTCATCCTGGAGGTTCGTGCCATCATCCGAAGCGCAACTATTTGGGTCCGGGCAAGGATAGACGGAGAAATCGCCGAACAGGTAGACCGTGCGAATCTTGGGAAATTCTTCCTGCGCAACCAGCAAGGTGCGGAAGTCGAAGCTTTGTATGTCTGCACGTTTTTCCATGCGGTTGCCAGTAATCACGTTGGCGACCGTACGGGTGAACGGCGTGGGATCGATAGTGCGGGCGGCAAACTCGGCACGCGGGTTGACCTTGGTCTCGATGTTAAATCGTACGCGTTTGGCATTTTTGGCGCGCAGCTTAGCCTTGGGATGCGATTTTCCCGGACCGGAGGTGTAGTACTTCGCGTAGAAATCCGCGAAATCGAACAACTGTTGCAAGGTCGTCATAGTGTAGATATGCGGCAGTCCATGGGCAGCAGCGAAGGCCCCCGTCACTGGCGATAAGGCGGGAGCATTTAACTGCGTCGGCCCACGGAAGACTTTATCGCAGATGAACATCGCCTGGAGTTGCGCAAGTGTCAGGTCTTTCACCAACACCTCATCGGCGAGCGCGTAGGGCGAGGCGTCAGTCTTCCGGCATTTTTGCGACTGGACGTGCGGGTCATGGTCGAGCACAGGGATACCATCGGCAGTAATCCCGGTGTCGGTTTCCAGGGTGGTCATCAGGTTATCTAACCCAACTTCCATGGCCGGCAAGGTATTCTCAGGGCGGAGATTGCGGCCGCCACGATGTCCTTGCGCATCGAACTGCTCGATATCGATGAGGCCGTCTTTATCGAGGAAGTCACCCGCCACGCCATCCCCGTCGGCATCGAACCCAGCCACCGCTTGGAACAGCAGATCCGGGCGGTCGGAGATCATGCCGTTCACCCGAGGCCGCATCGCCAGCAGTTCGTTCATGCGCGCGGAATCGTTGACCGTCCATGCCACAATCGGGTAGCCTGCATTGCGGATTGAGCTGATGTTGAAGATATCGCTGGTCGCCTCCGCCAGGCCGGAGCCGACGGGCGGCGTCTCACGATCGCCGGTGACTGACGCGGCATTATTATCGTCGAGCATGACATTCCACGGAGAGAATACCGGAGTATTTTTATTCCCGTGCAGGCGTGCGTGCGTGCGTACGGCGTTCATGATCCGTACGGCGCTCGCTTCTTCTTGAAAAGGGTTTTGGGGAGAACGAATCTCTCTGCCAGGGTTATCGAAATCCGGCAGCGGGACGGGAGCTTCGAGAACTTTTCCACTTGCGTCGGTGTGCAGCAAAAACGGGCCGAACTCATCGCCAAACCAGAGGGTACCGTCAGCGGTGCGTTGCACGGATTCGATGTCGAAATCCGCTCCAGTCAACACGCGCGTCTCGGTGAAGTGGTTTGTGATGGCGAAGGGAATATGTTTATTCGGATCATGGAGTTCGATGTAGTCCAAGACCTCGATCCCACCACTCCCGCTTTGCACGGTTTCAAAGTCCGGATCGATAAGATGGAGGCGCAAATTCGCATCCGCCGAATTCTCGAGGCTACCGAAGCCGTTGTCCGTCATCACCCAGTAAGTGCCGTCGCCATTCTCGAGAATAGCGGAAAATCCCTGAACCGGTTGCTTTTTCTTAAACGGGACCTTTTGTCCGTTGATTGGTCCCGCCCCAATAAACTGGCCGGACGTAGGGCCTTTCTCGAACGTTGCGGCAGGGAGCACCGCCCTCCCCACCAATGCGTTGGCCGCCCAGGCCGGACCGCCGCTGAGTAACCCAACCGTCGTCAGCATGGCGGTAAGCTGTTTACCCGCTCCTCGTCGTTTGCTCGACCGTGCTGAGATGGCACAGCACGACCCGCTTTTTCGCGCTCGCATAGATGTTTTCTCCATAACGCCTCCTCAAAGAATTTTGCTACGGGAGGAAACGTAGGGAAGGAAGATGAGCGGAGTGTGACAATTGCGGAAAATTTTCGTGACAATGCTGCGTCACTCTGACAGCGTGCGCAAAAGCAGCGAGAACACGCCCTGATTGGCGCATGGTTTGTGAAAGAACAATTGTCCGCCCATACGGCGAATAGCCTGCTGGACAAGCACTAGGCTCAGCCCCAAAGGCCGCCTGTTCACGGTAACAAAGGGGGCAAACACCGCACTTTCCTCGATGGAGAGCGGCGCCGCGCTGCGGCTCTGCACTTGAATGCCGATGTGCGGGTGCGTCTTGACGACGCGCACGCCGGATTCGACCAATACCTCGCCGCCTTCTTCCGGCAAGAGCGCCTGCGCGCCGGTGACTAGGCGTTCTACTGCCTTGCCAATCTGTCGCCAATCGAGGGAAAACTCGGCCAACGGATCATGGCAGACGACCCGCGTGGTGCGATTCGCCTGTTGCCACGCTGGGGCAACGGTGTAGACGGCTTGCTCCACAGTGCTGGCGAGGTTCCCGGTCCACACCTGCGGGGTCGGCGGGCAAAGATACTCTTGCAGTTCGAGGAGCGAGCAACCAGCGTTGTCGACATTTTGCCGTAGACGTTCATGCTCCTTTGGCTCAATCGGTGCGGTGAGTTGCCATAGATCCAGCCCCATGCCAATTTTCTGCAAGCAGTTACGGACGGCATGGAGCGTGACATCGGTAATGTCCTGCATCGATGGCGAGGTCGGCGGCGCTGGTACCAGGCCGAGTGATCGAGATTTTTTCGCGACAAGACGGAAAGGAATGATATGTCCGTGGCCCTTTTTCACAGCGGCAGGAATGGGGTGAACAACGCGAGCGCGCATGGATAGCGACCTCCTTTTGTGTCTCGTAAGCCAAGTGACGCATTAGGCCGCGCGCCGTTCCGGTACGAGGACTTCGCCTTCGGCAGCACAGCAGTCCGCACAGGGGCAGACGGAGCGCAGCAGCGACCAAGAGAAACGCGACCGATGGCCGTCCGGCCAGAGTACGACAATCCCTTTGTGGTCTCCCACGACAATGCCTTCTTGTGGTCTCTGCGGGGCAAGCCCGCAAGAAAAACCTGGGTCCGATCGTTCGCTAAGCGAGGGCATGGAGCCTCCTTTTTATGGAAGAAGCGGGAAAAGCCTCAGTGGAGTTGTGCTGAACCGGGCACATTCGCTTCTCCGAACCAGCTCAGGTCCAAGCCGTCCGTAGGTTCCATCAGCAGCTCTCGTCTCACGATTTCCGCCTCAAGGACTTCTCGGACAAATTCAGAGGGAGACGTGGAGCAAGCGGAGGCAACCTGCTTTAATCGATTCCACCACGGCGCGGGAAGCAACAGCGGGAAGGGCATCGGGCTGTCTATGGGCATATTCGTCTCCTTGTCCTTTCGTTACGTTCCTCACATCTAGCGGACCTGTCCTACGTGAAGGTAACAGCTCTATGAATTTTCAGTGACGGAGAGGAATGGTGGCAACGGGGCGGAGGTTTCACATGACTGTCATTTTATTGTCATGCAATTGTCATATTTCTCGGGAAGGATGACTCCCAGCGTAGAACGTTACTGAAGCGAGAGCTGACTTGCCTCCTCGCTTCCCGGCGCATGTAAGAGACTGCCACGGACTTCCCTAACTGACAAAGAGGTGTACCTTGACTAACAGAGAACAGAATCGACCGGGCAATGTGGACGATCCAGCGGAAAAGCTTTTCCTCCACCTCCAGCAACATCCCTTCGACCTCGTGGATACCACCCGTCTCATGCGCAGCTTTTGCGCCTCAGCCGATGACATGCGCCGCGCACTCGGTAAGCTTGAACAAAGCACGCTCTCGTACGAGGAAGAGCCGGTGTGCTAACCGCCGTTTCCGTCTAGAGCATTATGGGAACAAGGCCTGAGTTGCTGGCTCTCATCGATATCGGATCGAATGCGGTTCGTTGCCTCGTAGCGGAATGCTCGCCTGGAAACGGCTTCAAGATCGCACGCGAAGAACGAGGGCAAACGCGCCTGGGCGGGGGCACTCCCGGAGAACTTCCAGCTTCTGCTGTCGAAGAGACCGTAGCGACTATCCGCCGTTTTCTGGCAGGGGTTCGCCAAGAGATTGCACAAGGCCGGCAATTCTGCGTCCTGGCAATTGCGACCGCCGCTGTCCGTGATGCCACCAACCGTAACGCACTGCTGGGTGCCCTCAAGCAAGAAACCGGGGTCACCGTTCGCATCCTTAGCGGAGAGGAGGAAGCGCGCTTCGGGGCGCTCGCGGCCATGGAGCGCTTGGCTTTTCGCGACGGCGTCGTCATGGACCTCGGCGGCGGCAGTCTACAAATCTCGCGCGTCCGTTCTGGGGAGGTGCAACACACGTCCAGTTTGCCGTTAGGCGCATTGCGCACTACCCGGCAGTTCTTCAGAAACGATCCGCCCATCGAGCCGGAAGTATTGGTATTGCGTAAGGAAGTCCGAAGACTACTCATCCCGTTGCTTTCCCCTGCGGACGAAGCGGGTGCCTTGATCGGCACTGGAGGAGCAGTGCGCGCCCTTGCTTCGATGCACTTGGCGACCCTTCCTGGGCCGGCTCCCTCTCGGCACGGCTACAGACTGGAGCGCAGTGCCGTGGCTCGCTTACGTGAACGATTGGCGGCTTGCTCGGCTTGGGAGCGTCGTGGCATCCCAGGGCTTAAGGCCGAACGGGCTGACATTATCCTCGCCGGCGCCATAGTCATCGAAGAAGTGATGACCCTAGGCGGCTACGAGGCACTCACCGTCTGTAAAGATGGGGTGCGGCATGGCGTCCTCCTGCACAAAATCTTCCACCAGGGAGCCTGAGGATGGGCAACCAACGATTCCTCAACCGGGAACTGTCGTGGCTTGAATTCAACAAACGCGTGTTGGAAGAGGCGCTCGATCCCGCCGTGCCGCTGCTCGAACGGGTCAAATTTCTCGCGATTTTCAGCTCGAACCTGGACGAATTCTTCATGGTGCGCGTCGCGCGACTCAAACGACGCATCGAAGCCGGCGATCAGACTCACGGGCCGGATGGACTCTCGCCGGCGGAAACATTGGCAGCAATTTCCGAGCGCGTGCATCGGTTGGTCGTTCAGCAACACGACTGCTTTCTCGATGTGCTGCAGCCACAACTAGCCAAGGAAGGCATGCACATCATGCGCCCGACGGAAATTAGCGAGGAACAAGCACACTTCCTCGACTCCTATTTCCGTCGCACCTTGTTTCCCGTGCTCACGCCCCTCGCGATCGATCCCGGCCACCCGTTCCCGCATCTGGCGAACCGTTCGCTCTGTCTGGTCGCCTCCGTCCGCTCCTCGGTGTCGTCACGGCTCCCAGAGACTGCGCTCACGGTCGTGCACATCCCTACGCAAGTGATCCCCCGTTTCATCGCTTTGCCGGCCCCCTCCGGCGAGTACGCCTTCATGTTGCTGGAGGATGTGATTCGTCTGCACATGCCACAGATTTATCGCGGGTATGACATTGTCTCGTGTTACGCCGTTCGCGTGACTCGCGATGCCGAGCTGTCGCTCGAAGCTGAGCAGTCCTTGGACGGAGACGGCGATTTGTTGACCAGCATCGAACAGGGCGTGCGCGAGCGGCGCATGGGCTTAGCGGTGCGCTTGCAGTACGACGACAATCTTCCAGCCGAAGTATTGGCGACGTTCGTTGACGAACTGGAGCTGAAGCCGGAGGATTTGTACGCCGGGGAAGGTTTCACCGCCTTCGCCGATCTCTTTCAGCTATATTCGGCGATCGATCTGCCGCATCTCAAAGATCGCCCCCTGACGCCGCTGTTCGTCCCCGCGTTCGAGCGTGCCCCTGACATGTGGACCGCCATTCGCGGCGGCGACATCCTCGTGCATCATCCTTACCAAACCTTTAAGGCGGTGACCCACTTCGTCGAAGCGGCGGCGGAGGATCCCAAAGTCCTCGCTATCAAGATGACCTTGTACCGCGTCAGTCCGACCTCACCCATCGCGCAGGCGCTGACCCGCGCGGCCGAGATGGGCAAGGAGGTCGCTGTCCTCGTCGAACTGCGGGCGCGGTTCGACGAAGAGGCGAATATCACCTGGGCGCGCGCGCTCGAAGAAGTCGGCGCTCATGTCGTGTACGGCTTGGTTGGCTATAAAACGCACTGCAAAGCCTGTCTGGTCGTCAGGCAGGATGCCGACGGCATTCGCCGCTACTGTCATCTCGCCACCGGGAATTACAACGTCCGCACCAGTGGCATATATAGCGATCTAGGGCTGTTCACATGCCGCGAATCTTTTGGCGAAGATCTGACCGAGCTGTTCAATCTGTTGACGGGCTATACTCGTCCGGAACGATTCCAACATCTTTTCGTCTCCCCCACAGATATGCGGGCACAACTCGTCGCCCGCATTCAGCGGGAAGCGGAGCACGCCCGTCATGGACGGCCGGCACATCTGATCGTCAAAGTGAATAATTTGGTGGACGAGATGTTGATTCAGGAGCTGTACACCGCTAGTCAGGCCGGGGTGCAGATCGATCTTATCGTGCGCAGCATCTGCTGCCTCAGACCTGGAGAGCCGGGACTGTCGGAACGCATTCGTGTCATCTCCATTGTCGATCGTTTCTTGGAGCATGCACGTATCTTCTATTTTCTGAATAATGGCGAGCCGGAGTACCTTCTGGCGTCGGCGGACTGGATGCCCCGCAATCTCGACCGTCGCGTCGAGATTGCGTTTCCTATCCTCGATCCCTGGCTGCAAGCTCAAATACAGGAAATTCTGAACATCCAGCTGATGGATACCGTGAAGGCGCGCGAATTGTTGCCGGACGGACGCACCCAACGGGTCGCACCCGAGAGCGTCCCTCTCCGTTCTCAAGAGCGCCTGTACGAGATGACCGCTCGCGGACACAGCACCACGTGAGAAGGGTGTCTTCCAGAGTAGCGACCATGCCGCAGTTTGTCATAAAAGATTCGCCCCCTTTTCATACTCTCGTCACACTCGCCTATTAGAGTAAGTAGCGTCCTCTATAGGTCCCTCCCCTACCCTGGCGGGCCGTAGTCGGTTGCTCTCCCACAACCATGGTCCCGCCAGGCCCTCCTCATTGCCCAGCCTCCGCTCATGCGTAATGCTCAGTCTCCGTGAGGACTTCCCTGTCATGAAAACTTCTCTCCTCTTTCATCTCCTCGTTGCACGGAATGGAGATAATCGTCGATCGAGAGGAGAAACTATGGAACTGCAAGTTGACAATCTAGCGAGAATCTTTCTCGTACCTCATGCGAGGTTGACTCATGATCACGATGAGGGAGGTCTGTCCGCGCTAGAGGACGGCGTCGCAGAGGTTGAGGCGTCTTTCCCTCTGTGGCTTTTCGAGACGAGCAAGCCGTTGTTCGATCTCGCGATGAGTCAGGCCTTCGGTCTCTTAGGAGCTGAGTGAAGACCGCGATTCACGGACTTTTCACGGTGGTGTCACACTGGTGAAAAACAAGGATGCGAACCGTGTTTCACAAG encodes the following:
- a CDS encoding esterase-like activity of phytase family protein gives rise to the protein MRARKSGSCCAISARSSKRRGAGKQLTAMLTTVGLLSGGPAWAANALVGRAVLPAATFEKGPTSGQFIGAGPINGQKVPFKKKQPVQGFSAILENGDGTYWVMTDNGFGSLENSADANLRLHLIDPDFETVQSGSGGIEVLDYIELHDPNKHIPFAITNHFTETRVLTGADFDIESVQRTADGTLWFGDEFGPFLLHTDASGKVLEAPVPLPDFDNPGREIRSPQNPFQEEASAVRIMNAVRTHARLHGNKNTPVFSPWNVMLDDNNAASVTGDRETPPVGSGLAEATSDIFNISSIRNAGYPIVAWTVNDSARMNELLAMRPRVNGMISDRPDLLFQAVAGFDADGDGVAGDFLDKDGLIDIEQFDAQGHRGGRNLRPENTLPAMEVGLDNLMTTLETDTGITADGIPVLDHDPHVQSQKCRKTDASPYALADEVLVKDLTLAQLQAMFICDKVFRGPTQLNAPALSPVTGAFAAAHGLPHIYTMTTLQQLFDFADFYAKYYTSGPGKSHPKAKLRAKNAKRVRFNIETKVNPRAEFAARTIDPTPFTRTVANVITGNRMEKRADIQSFDFRTLLVAQEEFPKIRTVYLFGDFSVYPCPDPNSCASDDGTNLQDENGANTPWLAGLYWPYRATRRTLPFRAQRSGGFEGMALSHDGTKLLPLLERPLTAGEANTLLIHEFDIATRTYTDGVRYKYPLDARGTNIGDFVMFDATHGLVIERDGSQGDLTGFKAVFEIKLNAAGTAVSKRLAVDLMNLSDPQQISLPGLPGDVGLGTTFAFPFTTIEDVLFFSPTRIGVLNDNNFPFSIGRHVGSQAPDDNEFIVIELDQALGNL
- a CDS encoding HAMP domain-containing histidine kinase codes for the protein MRARVVHPIPAAVKKGHGHIIPFRLVAKKSRSLGLVPAPPTSPSMQDITDVTLHAVRNCLQKIGMGLDLWQLTAPIEPKEHERLRQNVDNAGCSLLELQEYLCPPTPQVWTGNLASTVEQAVYTVAPAWQQANRTTRVVCHDPLAEFSLDWRQIGKAVERLVTGAQALLPEEGGEVLVESGVRVVKTHPHIGIQVQSRSAAPLSIEESAVFAPFVTVNRRPLGLSLVLVQQAIRRMGGQLFFHKPCANQGVFSLLLRTLSE
- a CDS encoding DUF971 domain-containing protein, translated to MPSLSERSDPGFSCGLAPQRPQEGIVVGDHKGIVVLWPDGHRSRFSWSLLRSVCPCADCCAAEGEVLVPERRAA
- the ppk1 gene encoding polyphosphate kinase 1, coding for MGNQRFLNRELSWLEFNKRVLEEALDPAVPLLERVKFLAIFSSNLDEFFMVRVARLKRRIEAGDQTHGPDGLSPAETLAAISERVHRLVVQQHDCFLDVLQPQLAKEGMHIMRPTEISEEQAHFLDSYFRRTLFPVLTPLAIDPGHPFPHLANRSLCLVASVRSSVSSRLPETALTVVHIPTQVIPRFIALPAPSGEYAFMLLEDVIRLHMPQIYRGYDIVSCYAVRVTRDAELSLEAEQSLDGDGDLLTSIEQGVRERRMGLAVRLQYDDNLPAEVLATFVDELELKPEDLYAGEGFTAFADLFQLYSAIDLPHLKDRPLTPLFVPAFERAPDMWTAIRGGDILVHHPYQTFKAVTHFVEAAAEDPKVLAIKMTLYRVSPTSPIAQALTRAAEMGKEVAVLVELRARFDEEANITWARALEEVGAHVVYGLVGYKTHCKACLVVRQDADGIRRYCHLATGNYNVRTSGIYSDLGLFTCRESFGEDLTELFNLLTGYTRPERFQHLFVSPTDMRAQLVARIQREAEHARHGRPAHLIVKVNNLVDEMLIQELYTASQAGVQIDLIVRSICCLRPGEPGLSERIRVISIVDRFLEHARIFYFLNNGEPEYLLASADWMPRNLDRRVEIAFPILDPWLQAQIQEILNIQLMDTVKARELLPDGRTQRVAPESVPLRSQERLYEMTARGHSTT